A portion of the Tachypleus tridentatus isolate NWPU-2018 unplaced genomic scaffold, ASM421037v1 Hic_cluster_1, whole genome shotgun sequence genome contains these proteins:
- the LOC143241791 gene encoding rabankyrin-5-like yields MEDSIRKLHEAVAAGNEDRVRQLLEENSVNPDDPDWDHNGRLPIVEASRLGHLEVVRVLCEAGCDINAGNALGETAIHVVVKSRNINVRLAKALLEVELLDLNRQEKMNGYTPLHVLVKNCVYDGKFSPEMEELLQSLVADSDLTMKDHRGETALHRAAGAKNQHHRPLEILVKAGADLDVQNDLGLTPLMCAVDTGSTEVARVLIDFGTDTNLSDRNGQTSLHYAAYKNLPDIVKYLLHHGCDVNALDINGDSALHLASSKGNTSVVQALLSSADVNINVQNIKGNTPLHNAVESGFTTVVQMLLDANCDVTAETTSKKTALDVAQGRYISQCHPEICELLKRALQITSDHHLDDDSRL; encoded by the coding sequence ATGGAGGACAGTATACGGAAACTTCACGAGGCTGTAGCTGCTGGGAATGAGGACAGAGTCCGACAGTTGTTGGAGGAGAATTCGGTTAACCCCGACGACCCAGACTGGGATCACAATGGTCGGCTACCTATAGTTGAAGCGAGTCGACTCGGCCACTTGGAGGTCGTACGAGTGCTGTGTGAGGCTGGGTGCGACATCAATGCAGGGAACGCACTAGGCGAAACGGCGATTCACGTGGTAGTAAAGTCTCGAAACATCAATGTTCGTTTGGCGAAAGCTCTGTTGGAAGTGGAACTCCTGGATTTAAACCGCCAGGAGAAGATGAACGGATACACTCCGCTTCATGTGCTCGTGAAAAACTGTGTCTATGATGGCAAGTTTTCTCCCGAGATGGAAGAACTTCTCCAGTCGTTGGTGGCTGATAGTGACCTCACCATGAAGGACCACAGAGGTGAGACGGCACTTCATCGAGCAGCTGGTGCTAAAAATCAACATCACCGACCCTTGGAAATATTGGTGAAGGCAGGTGCTGATCTCGACGTTCAGAATGACCTCGGACTTACACCTCTGATGTGTGCAGTGGACACTGGAAGTACCGAGGTGGCGAGAGTTCTGATAGACTTTGGAACTGACACAAACTTGTCAGATCGAAACGGGCAGACTTCGCTTCACTACGCAGCTTATAAAAACCTTCCAGATATAGTTAAATATCTTCTACATCATGGCTGTGACGTGAATGCCCTCGACATAAATGGTGACAGTGCGCTCCATCTAGCGTCCAGCAAAGGAAACACCAGTGTGGTCCAGGCCCTGTTGTCTTCTGCTGATGTCAACATCAATGTTCAGAATATTAAAGGTAACACGCCGCTTCATAACGCGGTAGAAAGTGGATTTACCACCGTGGTTCAAATGCTGCTAGATGCCAACTGTGACGTCACAGCAGAAACAACCAGTAAGAAAACAGCCCTGGATGTTGCACAAGGTAGATATATCAGCCAGTGTCACCCGGAGATCTGCGAACTTTTGAAAAGAGCTCTCCAGATAACAAGTGATCATCACCTGGATGACGACTCCCGTCTTTAG
- the RpS21 gene encoding ribosomal protein S21 — MHNDTGEFVDLYVPRKCSASNRIIHAKDYASIQINLAEIDESTGRVTANFKPYAISGKIRRMGESDDSINRLAKKDGLLPKNF, encoded by the exons aTGCACAACGATACAGGAGAATTTGTGGATTTGTACGTCCCCCGTAAATG TTCTGCCAGTAACAGAATCATCCATGCTAAGGACTATGCATCAATTCAGATCAACCTGGCAGAg ATTGATGAATCTACTGGCCGTGTGACAGCAAATTTTAAACCATACGCAATCTCAGGCAAAATCCGAAGAATG GGTGAGTCTGATGACAGTATTAACAGACTAGCCAAGAAGGATGGATTGCTTCCAAA GAACTTCTGA